In the Sediminibacter sp. Hel_I_10 genome, one interval contains:
- the idi gene encoding isopentenyl-diphosphate Delta-isomerase: MTEERVILVNEKDEQIGTMPKMEAHEKALLHRAFSVFVFNKDKQLMVQQRAKHKYHSPLLWTNTCCSHQREGESNLDAGKRRLMEEMGFVTGLEESISFIYKAPFDNGLTEHEFDHILIGTYNEEPKINPDEVEAWKWMDLESIKQDMIDQPELYTAWFKIIFEKFYEHINITKS, translated from the coding sequence ATGACAGAAGAACGTGTAATTCTAGTAAATGAAAAAGATGAGCAAATTGGTACCATGCCAAAGATGGAAGCTCATGAAAAAGCGCTCCTACACCGAGCCTTTTCCGTATTTGTATTTAATAAAGATAAACAGTTGATGGTGCAGCAACGCGCTAAGCATAAGTACCATTCACCTTTGCTTTGGACCAATACATGTTGCAGTCACCAAAGAGAGGGCGAATCTAATTTAGATGCTGGTAAGCGACGCCTTATGGAAGAGATGGGCTTTGTAACAGGCTTGGAAGAGTCTATATCTTTTATATATAAAGCTCCATTTGACAATGGCCTCACAGAGCATGAATTTGATCATATCTTAATTGGTACCTATAACGAGGAACCTAAAATTAATCCTGACGAAGTTGAGGCTTGGAAATGGATGGATTTAGAGAGTATTAAACAAGATATGATTGATCAACCAGAACTCTATACTGCCTGGTT